One window of Sphingobacteriales bacterium genomic DNA carries:
- the crcB gene encoding fluoride efflux transporter CrcB → MTDYLLVFLGGGLGSMLRLGLSKYNTVSATILPLGTITANILSSLAFGALIGWVSNRTNIPPSFRIFFGIGFCGGFSTFSTFSFETFYFLKTGQPIYAFLNVGLSLVGCLLGIYAGYSLTK, encoded by the coding sequence ATGACTGATTATTTATTGGTTTTTTTGGGTGGGGGATTGGGCAGTATGTTACGATTAGGGCTTTCTAAGTATAACACAGTAAGTGCAACAATTTTACCACTTGGAACTATTACCGCCAATATATTGAGCAGCCTTGCTTTCGGAGCTTTAATCGGATGGGTAAGCAACCGCACAAATATACCTCCTTCATTCCGCATTTTTTTTGGAATAGGCTTTTGTGGAGGGTTCAGTACTTTTTCTACGTTTAGTTTCGAAACGTTTTATTTTCTTAAAACAGGACAACCTATTTACGCATTTCTTAATGTGGGGTTAAGTTTGGTTGGTTGTTTACTGGGTATTTATGCAGGGTATAGTTTAACCAAATAA
- a CDS encoding undecaprenyl/decaprenyl-phosphate alpha-N-acetylglucosaminyl 1-phosphate transferase: MQSEISSLPLIVYAAFGIIATAFAVIVNYLFLRSIKNIGHHNKNANGHDNLVRWAANTKPIIGGFSMFIVFLLSVSSYYLLPFKNTELPPRELFALLSSVSMGFIIGLVDDSFHMLPAFKFVGQIVCALLMISMGVYISIADSYILNVAFTIFWVVGIMNAINMIDNMDGIATIVSLGILACFITIMYLTGGFTDFYTIIFVGAMSALLGFLYFNWHPSKMFMGDSGSQFLGALLAFAGIVLTWQFKSEDSSSLYFPQFILPAIVFALPIIDTTTVFIYRLARKQSPFVGGRDHTTHHLAYCGFSDKSVALIFAIFALFSVVAACFLTQNFVNKPYHLPVIAVIYLVVLFIGIQISYRIGKARHLKKLKE, encoded by the coding sequence ATGCAGTCAGAAATTTCTAGCCTTCCTTTAATAGTATATGCTGCATTTGGCATAATCGCAACTGCATTCGCAGTCATCGTCAACTACCTTTTTTTGCGCTCAATCAAAAATATCGGCCATCATAATAAAAACGCAAATGGTCACGATAATTTAGTTCGATGGGCGGCTAATACCAAACCTATTATAGGTGGGTTCTCAATGTTTATCGTCTTTCTCCTATCTGTAAGTTCTTATTATTTACTTCCCTTTAAAAATACAGAACTGCCACCTCGCGAACTATTTGCTTTGTTAAGCAGTGTTTCGATGGGTTTCATTATAGGTTTGGTGGACGATTCTTTTCACATGTTACCTGCTTTTAAATTCGTGGGACAAATTGTTTGCGCCTTGCTTATGATTAGCATGGGGGTTTATATTTCTATTGCCGATAGTTATATTCTGAATGTAGCATTTACCATATTTTGGGTGGTTGGGATAATGAATGCCATCAACATGATTGACAATATGGATGGAATTGCCACGATTGTTTCGTTGGGAATTCTGGCTTGTTTTATTACAATCATGTACCTGACCGGGGGATTTACAGATTTCTATACCATCATTTTTGTGGGTGCTATGTCTGCTTTGCTTGGGTTTTTATATTTTAACTGGCATCCTTCTAAAATGTTTATGGGCGATTCGGGCAGTCAGTTTCTCGGTGCTTTATTAGCTTTTGCCGGAATTGTGCTAACCTGGCAATTCAAATCAGAAGATAGTTCTTCCTTATATTTTCCACAATTTATCCTTCCGGCAATTGTCTTTGCCTTACCTATTATTGACACAACAACCGTGTTTATTTACCGTCTTGCCAGAAAACAGTCGCCTTTTGTTGGCGGTCGGGACCACACCACGCATCATTTGGCTTATTGCGGGTTTTCTGATAAATCAGTAGCACTAATTTTTGCAATTTTTGCCCTGTTTTCGGTCGTTGCCGCCTGTTTTTTGACACAAAACTTTGTTAATAAACCCTACCACCTTCCTGTAATCGCAGTTATCTATTTAGTAGTCCTTTTTATTGGAATACAAATTTCATATCGCATCGGCAAAGCACGGCATCTTAAAAAACTTAAAGAATAG
- a CDS encoding glycosyltransferase — translation MPRVLRIINRLNLGGPTFNAALLTKHLAPEYETMLVAGMKEDVEESSEFILNDLGIEPVYISDMFRSINPLRDLPAYRQLKKIIRQFKPDIVHTHAAKAGALGRLAAIDCGVPVVVHTFHGHVFHSYFGALKTRFYIEIERWLAKNSSKIIAISPSQKNELSQTYNICSDNEIEVIPLGFDLNRFQTNQTEKRDNFRTKYQIAEDEIAIGIIGRLVQIKNHGLFLRSLKEILAQSSQKIRAFIVGNGEEYHHLIQLARELEIPFSTPNFNNQQQTPLTFTSWIKNVDEVYAGIDIVALSSLNEGTPVSLIEAQAANKPIVSTNVGGVCDVVLPGKTALISPSNNRPQFTQQLLKLVENESLRFKLGKNGHYFVNKKYHYSRLVNDVDQLYQNLLTQKAPAKLKPQVQPLPQPIHLTPAIANAKKLAAVSMVSNFAQK, via the coding sequence ATGCCGAGAGTTCTACGAATAATAAACAGGTTGAATTTAGGAGGCCCTACATTTAATGCGGCACTGTTAACAAAACACCTTGCGCCTGAATATGAAACGATGTTGGTGGCAGGTATGAAAGAAGATGTAGAAGAAAGTTCTGAGTTTATTTTAAATGACTTAGGTATAGAGCCGGTCTATATTTCTGATATGTTTCGTTCAATAAATCCGCTTCGCGATTTACCGGCATACAGACAACTCAAAAAAATCATCCGTCAGTTTAAGCCGGATATTGTACATACACATGCGGCCAAAGCAGGAGCATTAGGTCGCCTTGCTGCGATTGATTGCGGAGTTCCTGTGGTGGTTCATACTTTTCACGGACATGTTTTTCATTCTTATTTCGGGGCTCTAAAAACTCGTTTTTATATCGAGATCGAGCGTTGGTTAGCCAAAAACAGTTCTAAAATCATAGCCATCAGCCCATCACAAAAAAATGAACTTAGTCAAACCTATAATATTTGTTCTGATAATGAAATCGAAGTAATACCATTAGGTTTTGATTTGAATCGTTTTCAAACTAACCAAACCGAAAAACGCGATAATTTCAGAACCAAGTACCAGATTGCAGAAGACGAGATAGCAATTGGAATCATCGGGCGGTTAGTTCAAATAAAAAATCACGGATTGTTTTTAAGGAGTTTAAAAGAAATACTTGCCCAATCTTCGCAAAAAATAAGAGCTTTTATCGTGGGAAATGGCGAAGAATACCACCATCTTATTCAATTGGCCCGAGAGTTAGAAATTCCCTTCTCAACACCAAATTTCAACAACCAACAACAAACCCCGCTAACTTTTACCTCCTGGATAAAAAATGTTGATGAGGTGTATGCCGGTATTGATATTGTAGCCCTGAGTTCATTGAACGAAGGAACTCCTGTTAGTCTGATAGAAGCACAAGCAGCCAACAAGCCAATCGTAAGTACAAATGTAGGTGGTGTTTGTGATGTGGTTTTGCCGGGTAAAACTGCGCTGATTTCTCCCAGCAATAACAGACCACAGTTTACACAGCAATTGCTGAAGTTGGTCGAAAATGAATCCCTGAGATTCAAGTTAGGTAAAAACGGGCATTATTTTGTCAACAAAAAATATCACTATTCCAGATTGGTTAATGACGTAGATCAACTTTATCAAAATCTACTGACCCAAAAAGCTCCCGCCAAGTTAAAACCACAGGTTCAACCATTACCACAGCCTATCCATCTAACACCTGCTATCGCAAATGCCAAGAAATTGGCAGCAGTTTCTATGGTAAGTAACTTTGCACAAAAGTAA
- a CDS encoding Rne/Rng family ribonuclease — protein sequence MNKDLILDVTSSGIEIALLEDDRLVELHQEKYDNQFGVGDIFVARIKKTVAGLNAAFVDIGFGKDAFLHYSDLSPQMLSVKKYAEQVISGKHNSHLLSNFEVEPEILKTGKISDVLTKRDLLLVQVLKESISTKGPRLSCEITLAGRFMVLNPFNNNVSVSRKIKQPEERLRLQRLAESIKPQNFGLIVRTAAENRKVAELHEDIESLLSKWQLLYQELRSANPPQKIMSEVNKASGILRDLLNPTFSRVVVNDKSVAAEVSSFVSEIEPGAEKIVSYYSGKTPVFDYYKVTKQIKSAFGKNVNLPSGAYLVVEHTEALHVIDVNSGHKMSSNSNQDSNALAVNLEAVTEIARQLRLRDLGGIIIIDFIDQKSSESKKILQRRMEEAMQADRARHTILPLSQFGIMQITRERVRPELQIATAEVCPTCRGTGRVKATILLIDEIENNLSYLLNELDYQQLKLSVHPFVEAYIKKGIISRQWKWFWKHKKWVSVILNTQYSLTEYSFFDSQNEEIKL from the coding sequence TTGAATAAGGATTTGATTTTAGATGTTACTTCTTCCGGGATAGAAATAGCCCTGTTAGAGGATGACCGTTTAGTCGAACTACATCAGGAGAAATACGACAATCAGTTTGGTGTAGGCGATATTTTTGTGGCCCGAATTAAGAAAACCGTAGCCGGATTAAATGCTGCATTCGTTGACATAGGCTTTGGAAAAGATGCCTTTTTGCATTATTCTGATCTAAGCCCTCAAATGTTGTCGGTAAAAAAATATGCAGAACAGGTCATCAGTGGAAAACACAATTCTCATCTTTTAAGTAATTTTGAAGTTGAGCCTGAAATCTTAAAAACGGGTAAAATATCGGATGTACTTACCAAGCGGGATTTGCTGTTGGTTCAGGTGCTGAAAGAATCCATTTCAACAAAAGGGCCAAGGTTAAGTTGCGAAATTACGCTTGCCGGAAGGTTTATGGTCTTAAACCCTTTCAATAATAATGTATCTGTTTCCCGCAAAATCAAACAACCTGAAGAGCGGTTAAGATTGCAGCGGTTGGCTGAAAGTATTAAACCTCAAAATTTCGGACTTATCGTCCGTACCGCAGCTGAAAACAGAAAGGTAGCAGAACTTCATGAAGATATAGAATCCTTGTTATCCAAGTGGCAACTACTCTATCAGGAGCTTAGGTCGGCCAATCCTCCTCAAAAAATAATGAGTGAGGTCAATAAGGCTTCCGGAATTTTGCGCGACTTACTCAATCCGACGTTTTCGCGAGTTGTGGTAAATGATAAGTCAGTTGCTGCCGAAGTGAGCAGTTTTGTCAGCGAAATTGAACCCGGCGCGGAAAAAATAGTATCGTATTATAGTGGTAAAACACCGGTGTTTGATTACTACAAAGTAACCAAACAGATTAAATCTGCTTTTGGCAAAAATGTTAACTTGCCGAGCGGTGCCTATTTAGTGGTTGAACACACTGAAGCACTCCATGTGATTGACGTGAATAGCGGGCACAAAATGTCATCAAACAGCAATCAGGATTCAAACGCATTGGCGGTTAACTTAGAAGCGGTTACAGAAATTGCCCGGCAATTGAGGCTCAGAGATTTAGGCGGCATCATCATTATTGATTTTATAGACCAGAAATCGTCTGAAAGTAAAAAGATTTTGCAGCGGCGAATGGAAGAAGCGATGCAAGCCGATCGGGCAAGGCATACTATTTTACCCCTAAGCCAGTTTGGCATCATGCAAATCACGCGTGAACGGGTAAGACCCGAATTACAAATTGCAACAGCCGAAGTTTGCCCTACTTGTCGGGGAACAGGAAGAGTCAAAGCAACCATACTTCTGATAGATGAAATAGAAAATAATCTGAGTTATTTATTGAATGAATTAGATTATCAGCAGTTGAAACTGTCCGTTCACCCGTTTGTAGAAGCCTATATAAAAAAGGGCATCATTTCACGACAATGGAAATGGTTTTGGAAACATAAAAAATGGGTATCCGTGATATTAAATACGCAGTACTCTCTGACCGAATATAGTTTTTTTGATAGTCAAAACGAGGAAATCAAACTTTAG
- a CDS encoding tetratricopeptide repeat protein yields MTFTKSQLALVLACIALVALLYIFGQRRSLDSPVSDQMTSGMVMPKMNDDKELLKTQIDISALSERLKAKINPTTADSITYWEQQFQQSEDTAKQIQTLKQIARLWEKEGYLELGANYYRQIARSDSTQSNWKEAADKLADAFQLAGDSTMRLFLIENAIDAYQKTLKFDTSQLEIKVNIANCYFDAYSDNPQMVMAGVMLLRGVTNVDSTHIPANLSLGRMSIVSGQFDKAVLRFQTIIRKDPSNAEAYYYLGESYAALGQKEKAKEAFENCKKLIKNPNFAAELDKYIQQL; encoded by the coding sequence ATGACATTTACAAAATCACAATTGGCATTGGTATTGGCTTGTATTGCCTTGGTTGCCCTTTTATACATTTTTGGACAACGGAGATCATTAGATTCGCCTGTTTCAGATCAAATGACATCCGGTATGGTTATGCCGAAAATGAATGACGATAAAGAGTTGTTAAAAACACAAATTGATATATCAGCCTTGTCCGAAAGGCTTAAGGCTAAAATTAATCCAACAACTGCAGACAGTATTACATATTGGGAACAACAATTTCAGCAAAGCGAGGATACAGCTAAACAAATTCAAACGCTCAAACAAATTGCCCGTTTATGGGAAAAAGAAGGGTACCTTGAATTAGGAGCAAACTATTATCGTCAGATAGCACGTTCTGATTCAACGCAATCAAATTGGAAGGAAGCGGCAGACAAACTGGCGGATGCTTTTCAGTTAGCCGGTGATTCAACAATGAGGTTGTTTTTAATCGAAAATGCAATTGATGCCTATCAAAAGACTTTAAAATTTGACACTTCTCAATTAGAAATAAAAGTAAATATCGCTAATTGCTATTTTGATGCATATTCTGATAACCCTCAAATGGTAATGGCAGGAGTTATGCTCCTTCGAGGAGTTACGAATGTAGATTCTACCCATATTCCTGCCAATTTATCGTTGGGCCGAATGTCAATTGTCTCCGGGCAATTTGATAAAGCAGTATTGAGATTTCAGACAATAATCAGGAAAGACCCAAGCAATGCAGAAGCCTATTATTATTTAGGGGAGTCTTATGCGGCTTTGGGGCAAAAAGAAAAAGCGAAGGAAGCATTTGAAAATTGTAAAAAACTGATAAAAAACCCTAACTTTGCCGCCGAACTGGATAAATATATTCAACAATTGTAA
- a CDS encoding integration host factor subunit beta, with protein MRKLDVVAKIAQKTGIDKIDVLVTLEAFFKEIKDVLSDGETISIRGFGSFTVKKRARKIGRNIRKNEAVEIPEANVATFKPSKALNEAVNRGTKRK; from the coding sequence ATGAGAAAATTAGATGTTGTTGCCAAAATAGCTCAAAAAACCGGAATTGATAAAATTGATGTGTTGGTTACATTGGAGGCTTTTTTTAAAGAAATCAAAGATGTTCTGTCTGATGGAGAAACAATCAGTATCAGAGGCTTTGGCAGTTTTACAGTGAAGAAAAGAGCCAGAAAAATTGGCCGCAATATCCGAAAAAACGAGGCTGTTGAAATACCTGAAGCCAATGTTGCGACATTCAAGCCATCGAAAGCCTTAAACGAGGCTGTTAACAGAGGAACAAAACGCAAATAG
- a CDS encoding nucleoid-associated protein encodes MPDFAQLTFKKLAIHRVGNKLRSEGVLSAAETYPLSDEHLRNTLLDYFLPPFTRYNDYYKFTHNSNLNLNELFAFCRHIFEKNGEFLDESINIAKHLYNQSIHPQIKGGELFVAYFSDCMIEDELTDAIGIFKSEEKDTFFKTDEKENSILLHIEKGINLKRLDKGCMIFNTFQNDGYRVIIIDKLSKSDSEARYWKNDFLNIIRVEDNGLATELYLSMCNEFGEDTFGTEQGKSEQVLFMNKSLQYFSDHELFDVSDFADQIFEDKPEHAQRFREYKQRYESENNLLAGNDFVISQPMVKIMKRKFRSLIKLDTNIDIRLHSETTEKYIERGYDEDKQMSFYKIYFREEE; translated from the coding sequence ATGCCTGATTTTGCGCAACTAACTTTTAAAAAATTAGCAATACACCGGGTGGGGAACAAGCTCCGCAGTGAAGGTGTGTTGAGCGCAGCAGAAACATATCCGCTTTCAGACGAACATTTGCGAAATACATTATTAGATTACTTTCTTCCACCATTTACCAGGTATAACGATTATTACAAGTTTACCCACAACTCAAACCTTAATCTTAATGAACTTTTCGCGTTTTGCCGCCATATTTTTGAAAAAAATGGTGAGTTTTTAGACGAATCAATTAATATCGCCAAACACCTGTACAATCAATCTATTCACCCTCAAATCAAAGGTGGTGAATTGTTCGTCGCCTATTTTTCTGATTGCATGATTGAAGATGAACTAACCGATGCTATAGGCATTTTTAAATCGGAAGAAAAGGACACTTTTTTCAAAACAGATGAAAAAGAAAACTCCATCTTATTGCATATTGAAAAAGGGATTAACCTGAAAAGGTTAGACAAAGGCTGCATGATTTTTAATACTTTTCAAAATGATGGTTATCGTGTTATAATTATTGACAAACTAAGCAAAAGTGATAGTGAAGCCCGTTACTGGAAAAACGATTTTCTAAATATTATCAGGGTCGAAGACAATGGGTTGGCAACAGAGCTGTACCTAAGTATGTGCAATGAATTTGGTGAAGACACCTTTGGTACTGAGCAGGGCAAAAGCGAACAGGTTTTGTTTATGAACAAATCGTTGCAATATTTTTCTGACCATGAACTTTTTGATGTGTCTGATTTTGCCGATCAGATTTTTGAAGATAAACCCGAGCATGCTCAACGGTTCAGGGAGTATAAGCAGCGATACGAATCCGAAAATAACCTCTTGGCCGGCAATGATTTTGTTATATCTCAGCCTATGGTTAAAATCATGAAACGTAAATTTCGCAGTCTAATAAAATTAGATACAAATATTGATATCAGACTACATTCCGAAACAACAGAAAAATATATTGAAAGAGGCTATGACGAAGACAAACAAATGAGTTTTTACAAAATTTATTTTCGGGAAGAAGAATAA
- a CDS encoding T9SS type A sorting domain-containing protein, whose protein sequence is MYKKLLTLTCLLIFHVFIYAQSIPFEIHIEPIAVSGLGGLQSYAFGQHNGKWLIIGGRLDGLHRRQPFAAFDIAGNNNQLIVVDPTTLQKWSAPLTSLSTDLKEQLSSTNMEFYQNENYLYVVGGYGYHAASASKKTFDFITAIDVPAVINSIITGASLTPYFRQITDPQFAVTGGHLKKINNTFYLVGGHRFDGDYHPMGNSSFTQVYTNAIRKFNLTDNGTQIIVTHLPEITDAVNLHRRDFNVIPQIMPNGSEGLTAFSGVFQPTVNLPFLNCVNIDSTAYEVNNTFEQHYNHYHCAVLPLFSILNNQMYNVFFGGIAQFYVNSGVLIQDDNVPFVNTIACVIRDENGIMTEYKLPAEMPAYLGAGAEFIPLVSAPHYDNHVINLDNLSNDTTLIGYIYGGISSTAPNIFFTNTGSQSSASSQIYKVFVIKNTTVGFHELNGNSISTLNLQVFPNPNDGNFEIQFYLDKVVDIKLLVYSNDGRKIDETKLTNLKTGVNSYQFKLKNSDLNGVLLLTIDTPTERTTQKIVIKQ, encoded by the coding sequence ATGTACAAAAAACTTTTAACGCTTACCTGCTTGCTGATCTTTCATGTTTTCATCTACGCCCAATCAATTCCCTTTGAAATACATATCGAACCTATCGCTGTTTCGGGCTTGGGCGGACTTCAATCTTATGCATTCGGACAGCACAATGGTAAATGGTTAATTATTGGCGGAAGACTTGATGGGTTACACCGAAGACAACCCTTTGCTGCCTTTGATATTGCCGGCAACAACAATCAATTGATTGTAGTTGACCCCACAACTCTGCAAAAGTGGTCTGCACCATTAACTTCTCTTTCCACCGATTTGAAAGAGCAGCTTAGTTCTACCAATATGGAATTCTACCAAAATGAAAACTATTTATATGTAGTTGGCGGATATGGGTATCATGCAGCTTCGGCTTCTAAAAAAACATTTGACTTTATCACAGCTATAGATGTTCCGGCTGTAATCAATTCAATAATTACAGGTGCGTCTCTGACACCTTATTTCAGACAAATCACTGACCCTCAGTTTGCAGTAACGGGAGGGCATTTAAAAAAAATAAATAACACGTTTTATCTTGTGGGAGGGCATAGGTTTGATGGTGACTATCATCCGATGGGGAATTCATCTTTTACTCAGGTCTATACTAATGCTATCCGAAAGTTTAATTTGACAGACAACGGCACTCAAATCATAGTAACTCATTTGCCTGAAATTACCGATGCCGTAAATCTTCATAGAAGAGATTTCAATGTTATACCGCAAATAATGCCAAACGGCTCAGAAGGCTTAACCGCCTTTTCAGGTGTATTTCAACCTACTGTTAATTTGCCCTTTTTGAATTGTGTAAATATTGACAGCACTGCTTACGAAGTTAATAATACTTTTGAGCAACACTACAACCATTATCACTGTGCGGTGTTGCCGCTTTTTTCAATTCTAAACAATCAAATGTATAATGTATTTTTCGGAGGTATCGCTCAATTTTATGTCAACTCCGGGGTTCTGATACAAGACGATAATGTTCCGTTTGTTAACACCATAGCCTGTGTAATACGGGATGAAAACGGCATCATGACTGAGTATAAATTACCGGCAGAAATGCCAGCCTATTTGGGTGCCGGTGCAGAGTTTATCCCTTTAGTTTCAGCGCCTCACTATGATAATCATGTTATTAATCTGGATAATCTTTCAAATGATACTACTTTAATAGGTTATATTTATGGGGGTATCAGTAGTACTGCTCCTAATATTTTTTTCACCAATACAGGAAGCCAAAGCAGTGCCAGCAGTCAGATTTATAAAGTATTTGTAATTAAAAATACTACAGTAGGATTTCACGAACTGAATGGAAATAGTATCAGTACTTTAAATCTTCAAGTCTTTCCAAATCCTAATGATGGCAACTTTGAAATTCAATTTTATTTAGATAAAGTTGTGGACATAAAGTTGTTGGTTTATAGTAATGACGGCAGAAAGATTGATGAAACTAAACTAACAAACCTGAAAACAGGGGTCAATTCGTATCAGTTCAAATTAAAAAACTCAGACTTAAATGGAGTATTATTGTTAACTATAGATACCCCTACCGAGCGTACTACTCAAAAAATAGTAATTAAGCAATAA
- a CDS encoding T9SS type A sorting domain-containing protein, with protein sequence MIFAQDWPPNLCSLQFADECNFLVDFETPEPYLSLDTVAVSDNIWQVGTPSKVLLNNTFSGNHAIVTDSLNPYPINNHSYFDLYIGGFNICGYPSSIFVEMYHQFDTDTLQDGGYITVSFDKGETWKNIIGDFSNELESGLGPPWESKNIYSTEDVLYNGEYGFSGRSEGLVHTAFAWYVLGVGNSRSSIADTAILRFNFISDSLQNNREGWLIDHIKIYSCEIESNVQDLQYDSGLFILHPNPAQTIANVKMNKIYSQIEIQISDILGNTVSKSELKQTAEFPINISDLDTGLYFVRLIADHQKTATSKLIVR encoded by the coding sequence ATGATCTTTGCACAAGACTGGCCGCCTAATCTATGTTCTCTTCAATTTGCAGATGAGTGCAACTTTTTAGTAGATTTTGAAACCCCCGAACCTTATCTGAGTTTGGATACTGTAGCAGTTTCTGATAATATCTGGCAAGTAGGCACACCCTCCAAGGTATTGCTCAACAATACATTTTCGGGCAATCATGCAATCGTAACTGATTCATTAAATCCCTATCCAATCAACAACCATTCTTATTTTGACTTGTATATTGGGGGTTTCAATATTTGTGGCTACCCGAGTAGTATTTTTGTCGAAATGTACCATCAATTCGATACAGATACTTTACAGGATGGTGGATACATTACTGTCTCTTTTGACAAAGGAGAAACATGGAAAAATATAATCGGAGATTTTTCCAATGAATTGGAATCGGGTTTAGGCCCACCTTGGGAATCAAAAAATATTTATTCGACAGAAGATGTGTTATACAACGGTGAATATGGTTTTTCGGGCAGGTCGGAGGGGTTGGTGCATACTGCTTTTGCATGGTATGTACTTGGAGTCGGTAATAGTCGCTCTTCGATTGCAGATACTGCTATTTTGCGGTTTAATTTTATCAGCGACAGCCTCCAAAACAACCGAGAGGGTTGGCTGATAGATCATATCAAAATTTATTCCTGTGAAATCGAGAGCAATGTTCAAGATTTGCAATACGACTCCGGTTTGTTTATCCTGCACCCCAATCCTGCACAAACAATTGCTAATGTAAAAATGAACAAGATTTACAGTCAAATAGAAATTCAGATTTCTGATATATTGGGAAATACCGTGTCAAAGTCCGAACTGAAACAAACAGCCGAATTCCCAATAAATATAAGCGATTTGGATACAGGCTTGTATTTCGTCCGTTTAATTGCAGACCATCAAAAAACAGCTACAAGTAAACTGATTGTAAGATAA
- a CDS encoding VOC family protein yields MNQNAIGWVEIPVTDMERAVKFYETVFGFTLGRHPMGELDMSWFPWVENGTGSPGSLVCHKDFYTPSANGTLVYFTSRAGDLNVELSRVEAAGGSIVVPRTHIAEDYGYMAVIMDTEGNRIALHSRV; encoded by the coding sequence ATGAATCAAAATGCAATAGGATGGGTCGAAATTCCGGTTACCGATATGGAAAGAGCGGTCAAATTTTATGAAACCGTTTTCGGTTTTACTTTAGGGCGACATCCAATGGGAGAGTTAGACATGTCCTGGTTTCCATGGGTAGAAAATGGAACGGGTTCTCCAGGAAGCCTTGTTTGCCATAAAGACTTTTACACCCCTTCGGCTAATGGAACCTTGGTTTATTTCACCTCGAGAGCAGGAGACCTGAATGTCGAACTTTCGAGGGTAGAGGCAGCAGGAGGTTCCATAGTAGTACCCCGCACTCATATTGCCGAAGATTATGGGTATATGGCGGTAATCATGGATACCGAAGGCAATCGCATTGCTTTACATTCGAGGGTGTAA